The following nucleotide sequence is from Azoarcus sp. CIB.
GCGTGAAGATCGGCGGCAATGCGATGGAATGGCATGGTCGCATCGGGTTGGCGATCTTCGGCGTCGTCGTGTTCCGCATCGTGTGGGGCGTGGTCGGCTCGACCTATGCTCGCTTTACGCAATTCCTGCCGACGATGGCTGCGATCCGCGCCTACCTGCGCGGGCACTGGCGCGGCGTCGGGCACAACCCACTGGGGGCGCTTTCGACGGTCGCACTGCTGTCGCTGATGGCCGGGCAGGCGCTCGCCGGCGCCTTTGCCAACGACGACATCGCCTTCTACGGCCCGCTCTACCACGCGGTGTCGAGCGAACTGTCGGGCTGGATCAGCGGCCTGCACCGTCAGGCCGAATGGATCGTGTACGGCCTGGTCGGCCTGCATGTGGCTGCGGTGATGTGGCACACGCACGTGAAGAAGGACAACCTGATCCGGCCGATGATCACCGGCGTCAAGGCGGTGGACGACCCGGCGATTCCGGCCGCGCGTGGCGGCGGCCCGGTCGCGCTGGTCGTCGCGCTGGCGATCGCCGGACTTGCGGTGTGGGCGGTGTCGGGCGGTTTGTTGCCGCCGCCCGCTCCCGTGCCGGCCGTGACGACGCCTGCCTGGTAAATGCGTTACGGCCGTACGCGGTCCGCGGCGGTGATGCCGCGAGCGCGAGGCGCGGTGAAGCCGCGATTGATGCCTGTCAATGAGTGCCGGCGCGCCGCAGTCCATCCTTTTCGAACGGGTGCGAGCAGCGGGAGGCCGATGAGGTGAGCGACATGACTGGACGGGCAGCAGCGACGATTCTTGCGGGGTTCGGTTTCGGCATGCGTGCCTGGGCGCGCCGGCGCAGGCCGCCGACCTCGCCGCCCTGTCCGCCGCGCCGGTTGCGGTGCAGCTTGCCGCGGGCAGCCCGGCGGTCGTGGTGCTGTGGACGCCCGGCTGCATGGCCTGCCGCAAATCCCTCGGCGAGATCGACCGTTTCGTCGCGATGGCCGCGAAGGACGGCGTCGCGGTCCGCACCATCGTTCCGGCCGGCGTGTACGACGACGCGCGCGAGATGCTGGTGCGGCGCGGCCTCACGCTGTCCGTCGTCGCGGACGAGAACCGCCTCGATGCGACGACGCAGCGCATCCTGCTCGACAACCCCCTTGCCTACGCCGTCGACCGCGACGGCAAGATCGCCGCGACGCGCGGCGGCCTGCTGGGCGTATTCGTGCTCGAAGGGCTCGCCCACGCGGCGAAGGGTGGCGAGCCGGCCGAGCCCGCCGTCAGTCGCTGAGCCTTCCCCACGGCGGCAAGGGTTTCAGCAGCGCATCCAGCTCGTCCAGCAGCACCTTCACCTTGGGCAGGCGCGCCCGGCTGGGCATGTAGCACGCGTACAGGTGGCGGCCGAAGTCGATGCGCGGCGTGTACTCCGTCAGCACGCGCACCAGCCGCCCGTCGGCCAGTTCATCGCAACATAGGTAGGTCGGCAGGATCGCCAGTCCGTGCCCGGCCAGCGTCGCATCGAGGATGCTCGCCGGCTCGTTGAACTGGATGCGCCCGCGCACCGGGATGGCGATCTCCGTGCCCGCGCGGTCGAGCAGATGCCAGATGCGGTTGTCCGACAGCAGGAAGCTGAAGCACTGGTGATCGACGAGCTCGCGCGGCTGCCGCGGCGTGCCGTGCCGGGCGAGGTAGGCGGGCGCCGCGCAGATCACCGTTTCCATCGTGAAGATGCGCTTGGCGACCACATCCTCGGGCGGCGTGCGGCAGAAGCGCAGCGCGAGGTCGATGCGGTCCTCGGCGAGGTCGACCAAGGTGTTCGTGAGGATCAGCTCGCACTCGAGCTCGGGGTAGCGGGCGGTCAGCCGCGGCAACAGGGGCGCCAGCCAGATGCGGCCGAACACCACGCTCGCGCTGATGCGCAGCAGCCCGCTCGGCACGTCGCCGAGGTTGCGTACCGCCACTTCGGTCAGCTCCACCGACTCGAGCGCGCGCAGCGCATGCTGGTAGAACACTTCGCCCGACGGCGTCAGGAAGAGCTTGCGCGTCGAGCGGTCGAACAGGCGCACGCCGAAGCGCCGCTCGAGCTCGCCGATCTGCTTGCTGACCTGCGCGCGCGTGCAGTCGAGGCGCCGCGCGGCGGCGGCCATGCTGCCGCTCTCGACGACTTTCACGAAGGTGTCCCAGCTCGCCAGCCAGCTCATGTGTCAATCTCATTTGTCAACGTAGCGTTGACGTAGCAGCAATGATTATCGGCTTTTTGTTTCGGCAAGAGCCGGTTAAATTTCGGATCACATACGCTAGGGTATTGAACATGCACACGAGCATCACGCTTCCGGAAGCCTTCTTCCTGCCGCTGGGCGACAACACCTACCAGCCCACCGAGGCCACGATCGGCCCGTGGTCGGTCGATAGCCAGCACGGCGGCCCGCCGATCGCGCTGCTCGCGCAGGCGCTGCGGCGCTTTCCGTCCGAATTCGGGCTGGACATCGCGCGCATCACCTTCGAGATCCTCGGCCCGGTGCCGGTCGAACCGTGCGAACTGCGCGTGCGCGTGCTGCGTCCGGGCCGGCGCATCGAGCTGATCCAGGGCGAGATGCTCGTGCGCGGCAAGCCCGTCCTGCTCGCCCACGCCTGGCGCGTCGAGCGTAAGCCCGAGAGCGCCGCCGCCGTCGCAGACCCCTTCGCGGTGCCGCCGCTGCCCGAGGCGCAGGCGCAGGTGTTCTTCCACGGCGTCGACTATTTCCCCTACGCCGATGCGCTCGAATGGCGCTTCGCCGACGGCAGCTTCATCGAGCCCGGTCCGGCGACGGTGTGGGCGCGCCCGCGCATCCCGCTCGTCGCCGGCCAGCCGACCGACGGCATCGAGGCGCTGCTGCTGATCCTCGACTCGGCCAACGGCATCAGCGCCGAGCTCGACATCCGCCACTGGACCTTCGTGCCGGTCGATCTCACGATCAACATGCACCGCCACCCGACGGGCGAATGGTTCGGCATGTCCGCGCGCACCATCATCGACACGGGCGGCATCGGTACCGTGACGACCGCCGTGTTCGACCTCGACGGCGCGCTCGGCCGCAGCCTGCACACGCTGTTCGTGCGCAAGAAGTAGCCGGGACCCGCACCCCCTGTCCCCTCTGCCTCCTCCTCGACCGTAACGACAAAGAAAGAAGACCCCCATGCTGCGATCCCTCAACAGCCGCGCCGCGCTGATCGTCACCCTCTCGGCCGCCGGCATCCTCATGGTGACGATGGGCGCGCGCCAGTCGCTGGGCCTGTTCGTGTCGCCCCTGAACGCCTCGACCGGGCTGGGCATCGCGACGATCAGCTTCGCGCTCGCCGTCGGCCAGTTCATGTGGGGCGCGATCCAGCCCGTCGCCGGCGCCTTCGCCGACCGCTACGGCGCGGCGAAGGTGCTCGTCGCGGGCCTCCTCGTGCTCGCGTTCGGCAGCGCGCTCACCCCCTTCATGGGTTCGGGCTTCGGGCTGGTCGTGTCGCTGGGGCTGCTCTCGGCGATGGGCTCGGGCGCGGGCAGCTTCTCGGTGCTGATCGGCGCGGCGGCGCAGCGCCTGCCGCTCGAGGCGCGCGGCACCGCCTCCGGCGTTATCAACGCCGGCGGCTCCTTCGGCCAGTTCGTGTTCGCGCCGGTGCTGCAGAAGCTGATCCAGAGCATCGGCTGGATGGGCGCGATGTGGTCGCTCGCGCTGATGACGCTCGCCGCGCTGCCGCTCGTGCGCGTGCTCGTCGATCCCAAGCACGCCACGCACCACCACGGCGCGCACGAGGACGCCGGGCTGTGGCGCACCGTGCGCCAGGCGATGGGCGACCGCAGCTACCTGCTGCTGCACGCCGGCTTCTTCACCTGCGGCTTCCACATCGCCTTCCTCGTCACCCACCTGCCCGGCGAAGTCGACCTGTGCGGCCTGCCGCCGACGGTCGCGAGCTGGTCGCTGGCGATCATCGGCCTGTCGAACATCGTCGGCAGCCTGTACGCCGGCGCCTCGGTGTCGCGCTACCGCAGCAAGCACATCCTTGCGGCGATGTACGCCTCGCGCGCGCTGCTCGTCGCGATCTACCTGATGGCGCCCAAGACCGCGCTGACCTTCTACCTCTTCGCCGCCGGCCTCGGCTTCACCTGGCTCGCGACCGTACCGCCGACCGCGGCCATCGTCGGCAAGCTGTTCGGCATCCGCTACCTCGGCACGCTGTTCGGCCTCACGCTGCTGTCGCACCAGATCGGCGGCTTCCTCGGCGCGTGGCTGGGCGGCATCGCGATCACGCGTTTCGGCGACTTCTCGTGGATGTGGTACGCCGACATGGCGCTCGCCGCGATGGCCGCCGTCGTGAACCTGCCGATCCGCGAGGCGCCGGTGCTGCGTCCGGCGGCACAGCCGGCCTGAACCGTGAGTGCTGCACAGTCGCTCCCTCCCCTTCAAGGGGGAGGGCTGGGGTGGGGATGGGTTATGCAGCCGCGACAGAAACCCATCCCCCTCCTAAACCTCCCCCCTTGAAGGGGGAGGAACAAAGCGGCCGACCGGCCTCCACATACATCCGCCGAGGATTTACTCCTCGATGCGGAACTTGTCGTGACAGGCCTTGCAGGCCTTGCCCATTTCGCCGAACTGGGTCTTGATCGCCGCCTGGTCGCCGGTCATCGCGACCTTCTGCAGCGTGTTGGCCTGCTCGACGAAGTTCTTCGCGATCTTGCCGACTTCCTCCTGCTCCTTGAAGAGTTCCGGTTTCACGCGCGTGTCCTTCCAGCCCTTGCCCTTGTCAGTGCCGGGCAGGTACAGCGCGCCCATGCCCGAATTCGCCACCGCGGCGATGGCGTTGGCGGCCGCAGCGACCTGCTCCTTGTTGAACGGCGTCGTGCCGTCGACGGCCTGCGCCTTGATCTTGCCCATGTTCCACGCCATGAAGGTGTAGCCGGACTGGCGGAACTTGATCGCGTCCTCGGGCTTCATCTGCGCGGACGCGAGGCCGGCGAGGGACAGGGCGATGAGGCCGGCGGCTGCATGGGTGAGGACTTTCTTCATTGTTTGTTCTCTCTTCAGGTGGTTGGAAAAAACCGCGTAATGCCCGGCCGGGCGCATGCACGCCGGCTCGCACGATGATCCTGCGGGAATATGAACAGCAGTCTATCGGGATTTATTCCACGGCCAAGGCGCGTGTGACCCAGGTCACACAGGCCGGATGCGCAAGCAAGCCGGCCACGGCCGGCGGACTGAGGGTCCGCCACCGCGGCGTGTGCGGGATGGAACGGGCTTGCGGTGCGCTCAGCTGCCGGTGCGGATCGGCACGAAGATGCGCGTGCCGCCGCGCTGCACGAGCAGCGCGAAGCGGTTGCCGACCTTCTCCATCAGCTGGCGGAAGGCCTGCACCGTGGTCACCGGCTGGTTGTTCACCGCCAGCACGATATCGCCCTGCTGCAGACCCGCCTGCGCCGCCGGCCCATTTACGCGCTCGACCAGCAGGCCGCCGCGCACGCCGATCTGCGCCGCCTCCTCGCTCGTGAGCGCCCGGCCCGCCAGGCCCAGCTTGCCGCCGGCATCCTCGCCGCGCTTGCCGTCGCCCCCGCCGGCGGGCACCTCGGCCAGCGTCTCGGGGTTCATCTCGCCCAGCGTCGCACTCACCGTGCGGCTCTTGCCCTCGCGCCATATCTCCAGCTTCACGCTCGAGCCGGGGCGCTTGTCGCCGATGATGCGCGGCAGATCGCCCGACTCGCCGACGGTCGTGCCGTCGACGCTCAGCACCACGTCGCCCGGTTTCAGGCCCGCCTTGTCGCCGGCGCTGTCGGGCTCCACGCTCGCGATCAGCGCGCCGCGCGGCTCGGAGAGGCCGAAGGACTGCGCCAGCTCCTTGTCCAGCCCCTGGATCGTCACGCCCAGCTTGCCGCGCTGCACGCGGCCATACTTGACGATCTGGTCCTTGACCTTCAGCGCGACGTCGATCGGGATCGCGAACGAGATGCCCATGAAACCGCCCGAGCGCGAGTAGATCTGCGAGTTGATGCCGATCACCTCGCCGGCGAGGTTGAACAGCGGCCCGCCCGAGTTGCCGGGGTTGATCGCGACGTCGGTCTGGATGAAGGGCACGTAGTTCTCGTCCGGCAGGCGGCGCGCCTTGGCCGAGATGATGCCGGCCGTCACCGTGTTGTCGAAGCCGAAGGGCGATCCCACGGCGACGACCCATTCGCCGACGCGGGAGCGTTCCGCATCGCCGGTGCGTACGGTCGGCAGCCCGGTGGCGTCGATCTTCAGCAGCGCGATGTCGGTGCGCTTGTCGGTGCCGACCACCTTGGCCTTGAACTCGCGCTTGTCGATCAGTTTGATGGTGACTTCCGACTCGCCCTCGCCGACGACGT
It contains:
- a CDS encoding DegQ family serine endoprotease, with product MRKTILVTALAMGLGSAFIDGLVVPAALAASPVPAAQAAQLNRFGLPDFGDLVEQVGPAVVNIAVTQKEKTRPMGEDAQGLSPDDPFYDFLRRFGVPAPGMPGQPGHGNRGPRAQRGVGSGFIVSSDGYVLTNAHVVGEGESEVTIKLIDKREFKAKVVGTDKRTDIALLKIDATGLPTVRTGDAERSRVGEWVVAVGSPFGFDNTVTAGIISAKARRLPDENYVPFIQTDVAINPGNSGGPLFNLAGEVIGINSQIYSRSGGFMGISFAIPIDVALKVKDQIVKYGRVQRGKLGVTIQGLDKELAQSFGLSEPRGALIASVEPDSAGDKAGLKPGDVVLSVDGTTVGESGDLPRIIGDKRPGSSVKLEIWREGKSRTVSATLGEMNPETLAEVPAGGGDGKRGEDAGGKLGLAGRALTSEEAAQIGVRGGLLVERVNGPAAQAGLQQGDIVLAVNNQPVTTVQAFRQLMEKVGNRFALLVQRGGTRIFVPIRTGS
- a CDS encoding LysR family transcriptional regulator; translated protein: MSWLASWDTFVKVVESGSMAAAARRLDCTRAQVSKQIGELERRFGVRLFDRSTRKLFLTPSGEVFYQHALRALESVELTEVAVRNLGDVPSGLLRISASVVFGRIWLAPLLPRLTARYPELECELILTNTLVDLAEDRIDLALRFCRTPPEDVVAKRIFTMETVICAAPAYLARHGTPRQPRELVDHQCFSFLLSDNRIWHLLDRAGTEIAIPVRGRIQFNEPASILDATLAGHGLAILPTYLCCDELADGRLVRVLTEYTPRIDFGRHLYACYMPSRARLPKVKVLLDELDALLKPLPPWGRLSD
- a CDS encoding MFS transporter: MLRSLNSRAALIVTLSAAGILMVTMGARQSLGLFVSPLNASTGLGIATISFALAVGQFMWGAIQPVAGAFADRYGAAKVLVAGLLVLAFGSALTPFMGSGFGLVVSLGLLSAMGSGAGSFSVLIGAAAQRLPLEARGTASGVINAGGSFGQFVFAPVLQKLIQSIGWMGAMWSLALMTLAALPLVRVLVDPKHATHHHGAHEDAGLWRTVRQAMGDRSYLLLHAGFFTCGFHIAFLVTHLPGEVDLCGLPPTVASWSLAIIGLSNIVGSLYAGASVSRYRSKHILAAMYASRALLVAIYLMAPKTALTFYLFAAGLGFTWLATVPPTAAIVGKLFGIRYLGTLFGLTLLSHQIGGFLGAWLGGIAITRFGDFSWMWYADMALAAMAAVVNLPIREAPVLRPAAQPA
- a CDS encoding redoxin domain-containing protein, with the translated sequence MQLAAGSPAVVVLWTPGCMACRKSLGEIDRFVAMAAKDGVAVRTIVPAGVYDDAREMLVRRGLTLSVVADENRLDATTQRILLDNPLAYAVDRDGKIAATRGGLLGVFVLEGLAHAAKGGEPAEPAVSR
- a CDS encoding thioesterase family protein, which encodes MHTSITLPEAFFLPLGDNTYQPTEATIGPWSVDSQHGGPPIALLAQALRRFPSEFGLDIARITFEILGPVPVEPCELRVRVLRPGRRIELIQGEMLVRGKPVLLAHAWRVERKPESAAAVADPFAVPPLPEAQAQVFFHGVDYFPYADALEWRFADGSFIEPGPATVWARPRIPLVAGQPTDGIEALLLILDSANGISAELDIRHWTFVPVDLTINMHRHPTGEWFGMSARTIIDTGGIGTVTTAVFDLDGALGRSLHTLFVRKK
- a CDS encoding cytochrome b/b6 domain-containing protein produces the protein MKHPILLWDLPTRLAHWLLVALVASAIVSVKIGGNAMEWHGRIGLAIFGVVVFRIVWGVVGSTYARFTQFLPTMAAIRAYLRGHWRGVGHNPLGALSTVALLSLMAGQALAGAFANDDIAFYGPLYHAVSSELSGWISGLHRQAEWIVYGLVGLHVAAVMWHTHVKKDNLIRPMITGVKAVDDPAIPAARGGGPVALVVALAIAGLAVWAVSGGLLPPPAPVPAVTTPAW
- a CDS encoding cytochrome c, with translation MKKVLTHAAAGLIALSLAGLASAQMKPEDAIKFRQSGYTFMAWNMGKIKAQAVDGTTPFNKEQVAAAANAIAAVANSGMGALYLPGTDKGKGWKDTRVKPELFKEQEEVGKIAKNFVEQANTLQKVAMTGDQAAIKTQFGEMGKACKACHDKFRIEE